One stretch of Anolis carolinensis isolate JA03-04 chromosome 3, rAnoCar3.1.pri, whole genome shotgun sequence DNA includes these proteins:
- the rpl24 gene encoding large ribosomal subunit protein eL24 → MKVELCSFSGYKIYPGHGRRYARTDGKVFQFLNAKCESAFLSKRNPRQINWTVLYRRKHKKGQSEEVQKKRTRRAVKGHRAITGASLAEIMAKRNQKPEVRKAQREQAIRAAKEAKKAKQATKKTVPSTTKAPTKAAPKQKIAKPVKVSAPRVGGKR, encoded by the exons ATGAA GGTCGAGTTATGCAGCTTCAGTGGGTACAAGATCTACCCGGGCCATGGGCGCCGCTACGCGAGGACGGATGGCAAG GTTTTTCAGTTTTTGAATGCAAAATGTGAGTCTGCATTCCTCTCCAAGAGAAACCCCCGCCAGATCAACTGGACTGTTCTATACAGGCGGAAGCACAAGAAAGGGCAATCG gAAGAAGTACAAAAGAAACGTACCCGCCGTGCTGTTAAGGGCCATAGAGCAATCACAGGAGCCTCTTTGGCTGAAATTATGGCCAAGAGGAATCAGAAGCCTGAGGTGCGAAAAGCTCAACGGGAGCAGGCTATTAG GGCTGCCAAGGAAGCAAAGAAGGCTAAGCAGGCAACTAAGAAGACTGTACCTTCCACAACAAAG GCACCTACAAAGGCTGCACCAAAGCAAAAAATTGCAAAGCCTGTGAAAGTTTCTGCTCCTCGCGTTGGTGGGAAACGCTAA